Proteins from one Drosophila suzukii unplaced genomic scaffold, CBGP_Dsuzu_IsoJpt1.0 scf_13, whole genome shotgun sequence genomic window:
- the LOC139354679 gene encoding uncharacterized protein has translation MSDSNPDLTAQVRDLQQQLEALRTNAPCNRDETTRTHTRATVHLPKFAHSNPQLRFAQVERSFRLHQIIDDTDKFDLVTLHLEEDVVLAVKDLVIRPLNENKYVAIKNLLLQKFAESPESKLRRLLQGGGTSGLKPSEILANMRRLFPDPSSENIILTLFLAEMPASIRPTLTVWEETDLDKLAKIADKMLEAVNHNATFAISTNNSTAAAPPVCATSTEDPWKKIKDNLRSLSQKFDVLQKDVKRICASREALLLPRSIWGKRSKVPPSMFPLLVVKLKELSPDTLVGGSTNITSEPTVQPAVPQEQRLHVTDRTSHIRFLVDSGYVVSVIPRTLVRLKTTLSDLTLYAANQTVIHTYGKYVTQVNLDLRRNFTWPFIIADVDTAIIGADFLSKFQLLIDLKKQRSTQLLDYRHQHVLHKRNTYQFPQCSVCPNFKNS, from the exons ATGTCGGATTCAAATCCTGATTTAACTGCTCAAGTCCGAGATCTGCAGCAGCAACTCGAGGCACTTCGGACAAATGCACCTTGCAACCGGGATGAGActactcgcacacacacacgtgcgACTGTCCACTTGCCAAAATTCGCACATAGCAACCCTCAACTAAGGTTTGCGCAAGTGGAGCGGTCGTTTCGATTGCACCAGATTATCGACGACACCGACAAGTTCGACCTTGTGACTCTTCACCTGGAGGAGGATGTAGTTTTGGCAGTGAAAGACTTAGTCATTCGACCACTTAACGAAAACAAGTACGTAGCAATTAAAAATCTCTTACTACAAAAATTTGCGGAATCTCCAGAGTCGAAACTACGCCGACTTCTGCAGGGTGGAGGTACATCTGGTCTAAAACCATCTGAGATCCTGGCCAACATGCGACGACTATTTCCGGACCCGAGCAGCGAGAACATCATTCTTACTCTTTTCCTGGCAGAGATGCCGGCGTCAATTCGCCCCACTCTTACAGTCTGGGAAGAGACGGACTTGGATAAGCTCGCTAAGATCGCAGACAAGATGCTCGAAGCGGTAAACCACAACGCCACTTTTGCGATCAGCACGAATAACTCGACTGCAGCGGCCCCACCTGTTTGCGCAACTTCCACCGAAGACCCCTGGAAAAAGATCAAAGACAACTTGCGTTCGCTGTCACAGAAGTTTGACGTATTGCAAAAGGATGTCAAAC GCATCTGTGCCTCAAGAGAAGCTTTGCTTCTACCACGATCGATTTGGGGAAAACGCTCAAAAGTGCCGCCCTCCATGTTCCCGCTCCTCGTCGTTAAACTAAAGGAGCTGTCGCCCGACACGCTGGTCGGCGGCAGCACGAATATAACCAGCGAGCCTACAGTTCAGCCAGCTGTTCCACAGGAGCAGCGCCTACACGTCACCGATCGCACATCTCACATCCGCTTCCTCGTTGATTCTGGATATGTGGTTTCCGTCATACCACGAACGCTGGTTAGACTAAAAACTACTCTGAGCGATTTGACATTGTACGCAGCGAACCAGACAGTCATTCATACTTATGGAAAATACGTCACTCAGGTGAACTTGGATCTTCGCCGAAACTTTACATGGCCGTTCATTATCGCTGACGTGGACACAGCTATTATTGGGGCGGACTTTTTAAGCAAATTCCAATTGCTCATTGATCTTAAAAAACAACGCTCGACTCAGTTACTGGACTATCGACACCAGCATGTCTTGCACAAGCGAAACACATATCAGTTTCCACAGTGCAGTGTATGtccaaatttcaaaaactcctAA